From the Drosophila sechellia strain sech25 chromosome X, ASM438219v1, whole genome shotgun sequence genome, the window GTTGGCTGTGGCCAGGAGGAAGCTGGCGGAGGCCACGACCAGGAGGCAGACGTTGAGTACTTTCATGTTACTGGTGGATGGTTTCACTGGCGATTGTTTGCTGACCGATCCGCGGGGCTTGTTTATATAGACGATCGATTGGGGCCATATCAGTTAAGTGGCGATCCGGAGGTTCGATTCGCACATACACTTTGGTAAACCAATGTGCCGGCGATATGTATGCTTTAATTAAGCCACCACACAAAGTCCGAAACTAATTTGGTATTATCTATGCATGGACACACAAAGAAGATAGCCAGATAGTCATATAGCCAGATTGTCCAGATTGGACAGGGCTTAGGTGGATCCGACACCACCCACCGCAAGCACTGGAAGATCATCTAGATAGGCGTTCCCATATATCGACGCTGCACCTGCATAATCGCAGGTGGACTGTTGCTCCCAACAAACAATgggtattttattttaataacaaaacaaaacccTTGGAAAAGTCGCCTATCTACGTTGTCAACGTCCGAGTGACAGTTTTTTAAGTGGCTTAAATCTAAATTAGAAATAAGCACGATTATTACAGTAGAAAAAGTATCAAGTATATTATAAAACTAATTATACTAAAAATGATAACCTTTTATCTTCAAACCTGTCTCATGGCCCTAGGTTAAGGTGATCATATCTGTTGAGAAATGTTGTTTTTGTCACACTTTCATTTTTATCAATTTGCAATTGTGATAGAAAGTACACTCGCACTGGTTTTCGATTTTCGGCACAGACTTTTGGTTAACGGTAACTAAACAATTAACTAACTATTCTGTATACtataaaatatacttttattttacaattgaATTACATTTGATTTACTCTGATctgaaaattgtataaattgtaCAAATCAATATAGTTATGTTATAGAGCAACTTGTTATATTCCACTTAATAGAGTGGTCAGATATttcatataaaattataaaagacAAAAGTGAATgttatagtcgagttccccgactatccgATGCCCGTTATTCAGCTAGTTTAAACGCAAACGCgaaatttaatcattttttgggatatagatagatattggggaataaaatgagaaacaaaatttaaaaatgtttaaaggTCTGGACGTTTTGGTCGTTTTAAAAGTAAAAGGATGGGTGTGGCCACAGCGTTTTTGGTATACAGGTAAAAATTGGCAGGACAAACAATATAACAAAGAAAAAtcgaaacatttttcaaaagtgtgggcctggcagttttgggcggcttTAGAgtgttagagtgggcgtggcaacatgggtcaacacaTTTGCGATGCGTATATGtctctaaaatctgtatgctgaatatCAACCTTCTAGCTCTCATTGTACCTGAGAtccgacgttcatacggacagacagacatggccagatcgacttgtttagtgatcctgatcaagaatatatgtatgtatatacattatataaacgcttctttttactttacaagtaacgggtataaaaatatagttatgtatagtATTAAAAAGGCTTCCTCTCCTctaagaaaattaaaaaactacCAAAAACTGTGATAACACGGTTTTTTATTGCATGCTCGAATCGATTGCGGGCAATAGGCCCCTAAGAAGTCAGCTTGGAGCAGCTGATGATGTTCTGGGGAAAGGCGGTGTAGTAGGTGGTCAGGGTGGCGACGGCATCGGAGACACAGACGACGGCATTAGGACCAGTTTGCGGGATCTTCTTGGCCAGCTCGATGGCATCGTTCACTTGCTTCTTAAGGGACCACACCTTGCGCAGGGTCTTAACAAAGCAGCTGCCGGAGACCTTCGTCTCCTCGTCGTCCGTTTGGGGGCAAGTGTTGGACCTCAGATTGATGAGGTCGTTGCAAGTGCTGAGGATCTTCTTGTTGGCGTTGATCAGTTTGGTCACATCCTTGCTGGCGGTGACGCCGCACACAACCACGTCCGTGTTAAATTGGGTCGCACTGTCCTTGATACCCGCCACCCACTTGAGGATGCAATTGAGTCCCTTAATGCTGCGCAGGGCGATCTTCAGGGACTTGTAGGTCGTACTCAGCAGGCTTATGTCCTCCACCTCCAAGCTGCCATCGGTCACATCGTCCAGTTCTGGCGAGGAGTCCAGGGCGCTGGGAACAGGAGCCACCAATGCATTTACCTGGAATTTAAAAGTGTACTACCAATGCACAAGTAATTTATATTTTCCATTGCAAAACTTACGCAGAACAGGCCCAAAGCCAAAATAAGAATGGTATACTTCATGTTGTCGTTGTTTATAGGCAACTATGAAAAACCGTTTCCAATTGGGCCCTTTTATATCGCTTGGATTTTTAACCCTCTACTTGTCACGTAGGACTTGTAGATACAGAAATTCTAGTTACCTTACCAACATATAGGTTCATAACTCTATTATTATAACTAAATATTAGCATTGCACggatattatattatatttatagtaTACGTACTGATGATGTACATATATCCAAGTtttttgcatacattttttGTGTTAAGAAAAGCGGTTAAGACTATATTGAACGTGAGCCAGTCACATTGGGGCTCTGATAACGCATTAAGCCAATCGATCAATTGGACGCCGAATTTAtctataaaatacaaaaaacccaattgATAACGGCTAGGCTCGAAAGacttaaaacaaataattggATTTCAGTTCGATTTTAAGTCATACTCTTGGGCTGACTTTCCTGCATACACACAGCATTAGTTTCACATATTAAACTGTATTTGCCTACTTTTGGGCTTAAGTTTATTACTTATGAAATGAtggaaaacataaaacaattgaaaatatttaaatttaaatccgTTTTAACACATCTTCTAACTAAAGCCAAATTGTTAATACTTTTCTGCCTTAGGGCGATTTGCAGATTAAAGGCCACCGTGCAGTCACACCATTTTCACAAGTTTCAATTGCAATCGCCGGCCATTCGATTCAAATTTTACATACGGATTCCCATGAATGACATGGCAGTGAAGCAGCAAGTCTTACGTCGTCATCATCGCTGGACAAAAGTCAGTTGACTTGAAGTGCCCTACGATTTGCTTTGCTAGCCACGTGAGAAGCGCCATATCTAATAAGCTGGCCGATTAGATGGCAGGTTCGAAATACGAAAATCGTCTCATAGAGGGGACCGTATCGATAAGGATTTATACACGCTTAGCCAGTAACTTATTCGCCTTTCATATATGCCTTTGATTGCTTCCAGGAAACGATAATTTCATTGGGAAACATAAGGATAAGGCATTAGTCACAAATGTTCTCATTGATCtcatattacaaaaaaaaaaaaacaaagttgATACAACCGGTGACCTGTCAACGTTTCGGTAAATGTTTATGACACAAAGTGTATGTAGTTATTGTTGACAGAACAATAACTATTAATGTGCTGGGCCATGAAAATAACTCCTAAGACTTACTGTTAATAACTTCACAgaattatgatttattaagTGAAACGTCTTTTATATtggtattttcattttctttattgttttacttttattctGCATATAATATTACTTCATCTTCTTCttaattcgtttttttctcttgGATTTGTATGTCGCCTCATTGCACTAAAAATGTTTGTTGCCCTCTCTTTCTACGCCGTGTTGGCGATACCTATTGCCACCTCGCTCTAATGCACTTAAACgcaaaattatacaaatatgtAAAAAGAAATTGAACAAACACGCATGTTGGAAAAACACATAAACAAAGGCAGCTTACGATTACttgcaaaaaaatgtatagtaaatataaaattgtttcCTCTGTTTTCCTCGACTTCTTTTGTTTCTGAATATTCCCCATTCCTGATCTTCGTTCGTTATCTTATTTTAGGCAACGCGTTTATGGAAAAATATATCgatttatgtaaatttatatGTTATGTATATAGACGCATATCGTAAtcgtatataaatatatatgtatatatattacagaGTTAATTGTTTTCGTCGCAATGTTAATATTATAATTCTTTCTTAATCCTGCACAAGTCgctttttttctttctcttgTTTCACCATTCTTCTCTTTTAAGGATTTTAAGCGGAAAAAGCTAAACctctatttataaaataaggTTACAGTTGTATAATTAAACAATTGTTAAACAAAACTAATAAAGAAAAACCTCGCCGGGCTCGAAAACAGATGTGCGACACTCTAAAATCTGTTTGCTTAATTACAATAGGGGGAAACTCATACtcaattatataatatataaatatataataaaaaaattacaaaaagtaattgaaataaaaaaaacacaaaaatgtaTTGGTAGCGCAGGAAGGAACGCAATCGAATAGAGTTATTAGTAATTAGCGAATACGACAAATTTACGTAGTTCCCACTTTGTTTTTCCCTTTCAAAATCCCATCCTTTTGTTTATGTATAAATGAGTTGTGGCTATGGCGCctaattgctgttgctggcggaGCTGTTGTGGTTGTTCTGGTCCACACTGTCCATGTTGGGCACATAGTCGAGGGCCATCATGCAGGCGAAAACGGTCATCACCATCTTCGGCTTCACCTCGGTGATGTCCTCGGGCAGGGCGTAGACACGGGCGCCGATCTTGCGAGCCATGGAGATGGCATACTTGGCATTGGCCAGGTTATCCTGCGGAATCAATAAGCGTTAGTTCAGCCTGCCACATTTCATGACATAGTCAGGACTCACCTCCTGTGTTCCGCTAGTGCGCACCAACTCGTAGTTAATGCTGCCCTCCTTGATGGCATCGATCAGATCGATCACTA encodes:
- the LOC6618073 gene encoding uncharacterized protein LOC6618073, yielding MKYTILILALGLFCVNALVAPVPSALDSSPELDDVTDGSLEVEDISLLSTTYKSLKIALRSIKGLNCILKWVAGIKDSATQFNTDVVVCGVTASKDVTKLINANKKILSTCNDLINLRSNTCPQTDDEETKVSGSCFVKTLRKVWSLKKQVNDAIELAKKIPQTGPNAVVCVSDAVATLTTYYTAFPQNIISCSKLTS